Proteins from a single region of Chanodichthys erythropterus isolate Z2021 chromosome 13, ASM2448905v1, whole genome shotgun sequence:
- the lhx6b gene encoding LIM/homeobox protein Lhx6, whose translation MIIILKGLEVKSVIDNSVIIGPKCISFHIQDLCGRVLNPSLLIASSRLSSRTEMSNHHCPSLREKRPILTPRCSSLSSSFICARCGTEIVDRQVLKVNGLTWHLKCLQCSVCSVSLGHHNSCFIRNKEIFCRTDYNSTFGIKCVRCGHQVNANDWVRRAGNDIYHLTCFACIFCKRQLATGEEFGLMENQVLCRIHYDIMLLNLQRMSDNGNDLYGAIPIQYLPKPPKRPRTSFTSEQIQIMQTHFIQDKNPDAQTLQRLADMTGLSRRVIQVWFQNCRARQKRNPLHDSVSPQDRYQTSARPFL comes from the exons ATGATAATCATTCTGAAGGGCTTAGAGGTTAAGAGTGTAATCGATAATTCTGTTATAATTGGACCTAAGTGCATTAGCTTCCATATTCAGGATTTGTGTGGACGAGTTTTAAATCCCAGTCTCCTCATCGCTTCAAGTAGGCTATCCTCGCGCACAGAAATG TCGAACCATCATTGTCCGAGTTTGAGGGAGAAACGGCCTATTCTGACACCAAGGTGTTCATCGCTATCGTCCTCATTCATATGCGCGCGCTGCGGGACGGAAATTGTGGACAGACAAGTGCTGAAG GTGAATGGATTAACGTGGCATCTGAAATGTTTGCAGTGCTCGGTGTGCTCAGTGTCCTTGGGTCACCATAACAGCTGCTTTATCAGAAATAAAGAGATTTTCTGTAGAACGGATTATAACAG tACTTTTGGCATAAAATGTGTTCGATGTGGCCATCAAGTCAATGCAAATGACTGGGTTCGGAGGGCAGGAAATGACATATATCATCTCACCTGCTTCGCTTGCATCTTCTGTAAAAGGCAGCTTGCTACAGGGGAAGAATTCGGCTTGATGGAGAACCAGGTTCTCTGTCGCATTCACTATGACATAATGCTACTAAACCTACAGCGCATGTCAGACAatg GAAATGATCTGTACGGAGCTATACCCATACAGTATCTCCCAAAGCCACCTAAAAGACCTCGTACATCATTCACCTCAGAACAAATACAG ATCATGCAAACCCACTTTATTCAAGACAAGAACCCTGATGCACAGACTCTGCAGAGGCTGGCAGACATGACTGGGCTGAGCAGAAGAGTCATACAG GTTTGGTTCCAAAACTGTAGAGCCAGACAGAAGAGGAACCCACTTCATGACAGCGTTTCTCCACAGGACAGATACCAGACCTCCGCAAGGCCCTTTCTGTAA